The following coding sequences lie in one Plasmodium sp. gorilla clade G2 genome assembly, chromosome: 11 genomic window:
- a CDS encoding splicing factor U2AF small subunit, putative — MAEHLARIIGTEEDRVNCPFFWKIGACRHGDQCSRSHYKPNCAQTLVIRHMYDNPPIAVAIAEGQMVEDEVLDKAADHFEEFYEEVFDELMKYGEIEDMVVCDNIGDHIIGNVYIKYTHEDYAEKAVNELNGRFYAGKPLQIEYTPVTDFREARCRQFVEGQCRRGGYCNFMHIKHVPRTVKRKLYRRMYKKYPEYKKRRARKDDSDDEGRRESFREGKDKYKRDRRSSHHYSSKRKNRSDNEDDDNDEDRSYKHARRENSAERREKIERWNREREMKNMNKEDNKSNADEKEE, encoded by the coding sequence atggcTGAGCATTTAGCTCGAATTATTGGAACAGAAGAGGACAGAGTTAATTGTCCTTTTTTTTGGAAAATAGGTGCTTGTCGTCATGGTGATCAATGTAGTAGAAGTCATTATAAACCTAATTGTGCTCAAACATTAGTAATAAGACATATGTATGATAACCCACCTATAGCTGTTGCAATAGCAGAAGGGCAAATGGTAGAAGATGAAGTATTAGATAAAGCAGCTGACCATTTTGAAGAATTTTATGAAGAAGTATTTGATGAATTAATGAAATATGGAGAGATTGAAGATATGGTTGTTTGTGATAATATAGGTGATCATATTATTGGTAATgtgtatattaaatatacacatGAGGATTATGCTGAAAAGGCTGTAAATGAGTTAAATGGTAGATTCTATGCAGGAAAACCATTACAAATTGAGTATACACCAGTTACTGATTTTAGAGAAGCACGTTGTCGACAATTTGTAGAAGGTCAATGTCGAAGAGGCGGTTATTGTAATTTTATGCACATCAAACATGTTCCTAGAACtgttaaaagaaaattatataggcgaatgtataaaaaataccctgaatataaaaaaagaagagcAAGAAAAGACGATTCAGATGATGAAGGACGTCGTGAAAGTTTTAGAGAAGGAAAagacaaatataaaagagaTAGACGTAGTAGTCATCATTATTCATCGAAACGAAAAAATAGAAGCGataatgaagatgatgaCAATGATGAGGACAGAAGTTATAAACACGCAAGAAGAGAAAATAGTGCCGAACGAAGAGAAAAAATTGAAAGATGGAATAGAGAAagagaaatgaaaaatatgaacaaagAAGATAATAAGTCAAATGCagatgaaaaagaagaatga
- a CDS encoding acyl-CoA-binding protein, putative produces MLKNINKPVIFFNVLTGLAVIYLFKNYNENTKQVLNKLYSLKNWIVQYSCSFLKRYERIQLPIIDKDIIIDLSDEELEEKFMQACNAVKIYKTKLKTEEWLHLYGLFKQATIGNIILQNEEESTKNSDISKSSDISKSSDISKSSEISSKSSDISSKNSDMASKNSDISSNNNIQNASIIDGKKKKKKKNNKNKNKNNKNKNNNNNNNTNMEFIEIQKRKAWKNCYNVNKNTCKYLYVQYFNKLFPDALEKLNNDDNMKFSKTVSKMKPFKEQNKKHIENENDDDNNICDILCQHVVMGDLANIKKNLKHNPSLINKKNSSGLTPLHYACDRGYIDIVKYLIQKGANINVEDSYGDTPLHMAAYSEKLNVVEFLKSVGADINKTNSEGLTIDWILSQN; encoded by the coding sequence ATGCTAAAGAACATTAATAAACcagttatatttttcaacGTGCTAACAGGTCTTGcagttatttatttatttaaaaattataatgaaaatacaaaACAAGTAttgaataaattatattcctTGAAAAATTGGATAGTGCAATATTCCTGTAGTTTTTTGAAAAGGTATGAGAGGATACAACTGCCTATAATAGACAAAGATATTATAATAGATTTATCAGATGAGGAATTAGAAGAAAAATTTATGCAAGCCTGTAATGCTGTAAAGATTTATAAAACTAAATTAAAAACAGAGGAATGGTTACATTTGTATGGATTATTTAAGCAAGCAACGATtggtaatattatattacaaaatgaagaagaaagtACAAAAAATAGCGACATATCAAAAAGTAGCGACATATCAAAAAGTAGTGACATATCAAAAAGTAGTGAGATATCATCAAAAAGTAGTGATATATCATCAAAAAATAGTGACATGGCATCAAAAAATAGTGATATatcatcaaataataatatacaaaatgcaTCAATTATagatggaaaaaaaaaaaaaaaaaaaaaaaataacaaaaacaaaaacaaaaataataaaaacaagaataataataataataataatactaatatggaatttattgaaatacaaaaaagaaaagctTGGAAAAATTGttataatgtaaataaaaatacatgtaaatatttatatgtacaatattttaataaattatttccaGACGCATTAGagaaattaaataatgatgacaATATGAAATTTTCAAAAACAGTAAGTAAAATGAAACCTTttaaagaacaaaataaaaaacatatagaaaatgaaaatgatgatgataataatatttgtgaTATTTTATGTCAACATGTTGTTATGGGTGATCTtgcaaatattaaaaaaaatttaaaacataatccatcattaattaataaaaaaaattctagTGGCTTAACACCCTTACATTATGCATGTGATAGAggatatatagatatagtaaaatatttaatacagAAGGGTGCAAATATTAATGTTGAAGATTCTTATGGTGACACACCTTTACATATGGCAGCATACTCAGAAAAACTAAATGTTGTAGAGTTTTTAAAATCAGTAGGTGCAGATATTAATAAAACCAATTCTGAAGGTTTGACCATTGATTGGATTCTAAGTCAAAACTAA
- a CDS encoding tRNA m(1)G methyltransferase, putative — translation MNQEEEDEGLEFLGNFINVIDPNDINKNRRDKKKKTKKEKKKEKREHLKEKRKKKRPEEKKRKKAKKREALLKILNNLNEEEKIIFLKERKLSEIKKKEEKKQFLIKSYNEGYKICFNCSFQNLMEEKEISSLAKQIFLSYHYMLKKKVPIQFHFTHMNDNDDISLSLERYSFNKWMVHIHKDDYWNIFDKDKIVVLSPDASEELEEIKKDEVYIISALVDRSVSKNLSFYQASLHGLKTRKLPLEKYIKKKKSNVLNVNTVVEILIHYIKTPNWLKVFETCIPQKKVMCFFYDSSSSVIEDERITNVNNEKYINEKKDIQLYL, via the exons ATGAACCAAGAAGAAGAGGATGAGGGCCTTGAATTTTTGGGGAATTTCATAAATGTTATTGATcctaatgatataaataagaatCGACGAgacaaaaagaagaaaacaaaaaaagagaaaaaaaaagaaaagagagaacatttaaaagaaaaacggaaaaaaaaaagaccagaagaaaagaaaagaaaaaaagcaaaaaaaagagaagctttattaaaaatattaaataatttaaatgaagaagaaaaaattatttttttaaaagaaagaaaactttcagaaataaaaaaaaaagaagaaaaaaaacaatttttaATCAAATCATATAATGaaggatataaaatatgttttaattgTAGTTTTCAAAATCTTatggaagaaaaagaaatatccAGCTTAGCtaaacaaatttttttatcatatcattatatgttaaaaaaaaaagtacctATACAATTTCATTTTACacatatgaatgataatgatgatatttctttatcattGGAACGATATTCTTTCAATAAATGGATGGTACATATACATAAAGATGATTATTggaatatatttgataaagACAAAATTGTTGTGTTATCTCCAGACGCTTCAgag GAATTagaggaaataaaaaaggatgaagtatatattatatctgcTCTAGTAGATCGGAGTGTTTCAAAG aatttatctttttatcAAGCATCTCTTCATGGTTTGAAGACAAGGAAGCTACCCTTAGAA aaatatataaaaaaaaaaaaaagtaatgtATTAAATGTAAATACAGTAGTCGAGattttaatacattatataaagaCACCCAACTGGTTGAAAGTTTTTGAAACTTGTATTCCACAAAAAAAAGTTATGTGTTTCTTTTATGATTCTTCTTCAAGTGTAATTGAAGATGAAAGAATTACAAATGTGaacaatgaaaaatatataaatgaaaaaaaagatattcaACTATATTTGTAA
- a CDS encoding ubiquitin-protein ligase, putative — MFDGESKNRRINLSGKKQVIVNKDFFIEKAKKEKENNLTLIKRKNAFKKISDYIGFKKCLENRKKEINEVVSKRINDIILLEKIVCPSIYRQALQLCVYEFSLQSSFLYSDLNCYYYYKSMDFDGIYPPVKNLLNTLKFYNKIDENCVDKTNGVDNENEKGDNQMNGDKKIKDDDKMNGDDKMNGDNQMNGDKKIKDDDNKMNNIPVGNNVSKKDTLHCDEKKNENNNNMTETERTFFYRHKKELDILIKHLDILLGNYYIYNYNIYREYYKDVKKIKNITPTHNNSNILKYHLNDNNYTSGTFSNHNNKKYISSRGNILNIESDINRNLLHIYYLYNFIINNSFIDELVKRRITNENKKPNVSLTASCITSSIETTNNNKNNLSDGNNSSSVYINASNKKQNVSELRTFLKKISDYIILNIEGIITVIKKISIYYESKDDIKYDNIKLMIYICDMIYIYFYILKIKGKDMTCNNIMDIKYKINLLINFVKLNLQYIKEPYILFVSFFKYNIYELFVNTINIENELKEWKILLIRIINNTYKDVDIMKELIYINSNNSNNNNNNNNNIYHSCSYFKVPYYNMKYDLYNQKSFDEYNISGVNLFKNLLLFVHVNKDIMYDNVLNILADVYLFLPLEYHPYIYNNNTSESTKKKNDNSVIKNINQENYFEKQNISLEMGYYYNKEIIESLIYICKKYCFNKLDTLLFFLLPLRNINGKIFETYRNYYDYMKNIEKGVYIKFDKLYKSPINNHMINNSMHNNNMDHINNNVNNKGNKNMSTNFKNNNIKGSVYDSNNIYNNNNNNSNNFENYQDIKNKGNLFYSNMNDFPFLANNQGINYNNDDNKYNNNNNNNYYYNNCNYYYHSCSGNNSHVHANSFFSLENIIGKRDKKILGANSYLFNDMINNDIILRIKKILIINNIHIYLIKKIYLFWCYSCKSNDNSFFKNVMFFPYYDNTHISIYLSSFCFLLHYYLVVNMFNQLIDINKFKMLKKNEIHYDIKNDVVSRENNIKSKCYMENDQQYHQNSNNNNNNINNINNNNNIYSNNIYSNNIYSNNMMTYLLMNKYFKRVCKLIILSLWYILKHSINCIYNELIKKKNLNVKSEQLNYIEDIDDEDIYNDDDEEHENEMIKKEENHIDEIHSKQFTTNIYDNDYISLLNFQKINISMDDIMCDKNSYDINKGHVYLNVQEENTSLIKRYIENEGNKQSSKCYNSMDEKNIIEIKNIFDELDKINMYNYQNYIEGNMFIHNQNNTNVEHLKYVDNVKSFSNDQSYQNVIPFENNSFVNNNNNNNYNYNNNYYNSHISINPSHNEEIPNNYNNMSFQNNGERFDNMKNKNSNTKKKNNDDSCYSNVINYYLYNNDNKGLSYILPIVLKKLYKLNSYIHIFDDDFFVIKETYNLLKNRFHIIGESNNINYNNNSYDEETSLYLEKNDIYLNNNIKFVNVLANYLLRYIPFTLPFDDRLLIFYHFRNKNKESIRDDSTYNLLERKHMLIRRTNILEDGFISLNILDNLQIKQNVRISFIDKNGNEETGIDGGGLFKEFIILLCREIFHQNFILFQNVENHTLFPKYYNENDNLILYEFCGKVIGKAIYERILIESVFNKVFLNNILFDNMDINDLYFIDQNVFNSLLYVQNVENVEKLCLTFCIYEKKYPDGEKFTKDQYEKITNYFYELSKRNNNYNSNNRHTNHHNNNNSNNNFLFFNHMDNLENLFFSSDNNNTYNFTSMNNFFHMINNLDSMISNISSTNNSTFSHNRMYRNHLNNIPNGLNNINININNIIMNDDASNYSSIDERNESHILESNVDENPFSHIEMIQSDESEEQNKHIEEMPSIDINRNNNNNNNKKKNKKYKDDNKKKIFDNSLYEDEQNLECIDLIENGRNIAVTDENKKLYIKLYINYKYNKLIKKKTQRFSKGLSQLIPIKWFKLFSSHELKTLISGKDKCFDVDDLKRNVVYGGGYNENSTTVLHLFEILKDFSPNEKSLFLMFVTSCSRSPLLGFQELYPKFCIYRVPDHTRLPTASTCVNLLKLPDYLSKQVLYKNLITAINDTQGFDLS; from the coding sequence atgtTTGATGGAGAAAGTAAAAATAGAAGGATTAATTTAAGCGGGAAAAAACAAGTTATTGTGAATAAAGATTTTTTTATTGAAAAAGcaaaaaaagagaaagaaaataatttgacattaataaagagaaaaaatgCTTTTAAAAAGATTAGTGATTATATaggttttaaaaaatgtctTGAAAATAGGAAGAAGGAAATAAATGAAGTTGTTTCGAAAagaataaatgatataatattattagaaaaaatagtATGTCCCTCTATATATAGACAAGCTTTACAATTATGTGTATATGAATTTTCTTTACAAtcttcttttctttattctGATTTGAAttgctattattattataagtcTATGGACTTTGATGGAATATACCCACctgtaaaaaatttattaaatactttgaaattttataataagatCGATGAAAATTGTGTGGATAAGACTAATGGAGttgataatgaaaatgaaaagggTGATAATCAAATGAATggtgataaaaaaataaaagatgatgataaaatGAATGGTGATGATAAAATGAATGGTGATAATCAAATGAATggtgataaaaaaataaaagatgatgataataaaatgaataatattccAGTAGGTAATAATGTAAGCAAAAAAGATACACTCCACTGTGATGAAAAgaagaatgaaaataataataatatgacaGAAACAGAGAGAACGTTTTTTTATAGACATAAGAAAGAGTtagatattttaataaaacatttgGATATTTTGCTgggtaattattatatatataattataatatatatagggAATATTATAAGGATgttaaaaagataaaaaatatcacacctacacataataatagtaacattttaaaatatcatttaaatgataataattatacaaGTGGGACTTTTtctaatcataataataaaaagtatatatctTCAAGAGGtaacatattaaatattgaaTCTGATATAAATAGGAATcttctacatatatattacttatataattttataatcaataattcatttattgATGAATTGGTTAAAAGAAGAATAACAAACGAAAATAAAAAGCCCAATGTTTCTCTTACCGCTAGTTGTATTACATCATCAATAGAaacaacaaataataataagaataatttaagtgatggtaataatagtagtagtgtttatataaatgcttctaataaaaaacaaaatgtgAGTGAACTAAGaacctttttaaaaaaaataagtgattatataatattaaatatcgAAGGAATAATTACTGTAATAAAGAAGATTTCTATTTATTATGAAAGtaaagatgatataaaatatgataatattaaattaatgatatatatatgtgatatgatatatatatatttttatatattaaaaataaaagggaAAGATATgacatgtaataatataatggatataaaatataaaattaatttacttataaattttgtaaaattaaatttacaatatattaaggaaccatatattttatttgtatccttttttaaatataatatatatgaattgtTTGTAAATACAATTAATATAGAGaatgaattaaaagaatGGAAAATCTTATTAATTAggataataaataatacatataaagatGTGGATATTATGAAAgaattaatatacataaacaGCAACAACagcaacaacaacaataataataataataatatttatcatagttgttcatattttaaagtaccttattataatatgaaatatgatttatataatcaaaaaTCATTCGATGAATATAACATATCAGGTGTTaacctttttaaaaatttattattatttgttcatgttaataaagatataatgTATGATAAtgttttgaatattttagcagatgtgtatttatttttaccaCTTGAATAtcatccatatatatataataataacactTCTGaaagtacaaaaaaaaaaaatgataatagtgtaataaaaaatataaatcaagAGAATTATTTTgagaaacaaaatatatctttGGAGATgggttattattataataaggaGATTATTGAAtctttgatatatatatgtaaaaaatattgttttaataaattagatacactgttgttttttttattacccTTACGTAATATTAATGGGAAGATATTTGAGACATAtagaaattattatgattatatgaagaatataGAAAAGGGggtgtatataaaatttgataaattatataaatcacctataaataatcatatgattaataatagtatgcataataataatatggatcatataaataataatgttaataataaagggaataaaaatatgagtacgaattttaaaaataataatataaaaggaaGTGTCtatgatagtaataatatttataataataataataataatagtaataattttgaaaattatcaggatataaaaaataaaggcaATTTGTTTTATTCAAACATGAAtgattttccttttttagcAAATAATCAAGGGATAAATtacaataatgatgataataaatataataataataataataataattattattataataattgtaattattattaccattcATGTAGTGGAAATAATAGTCATGTTCATGCAAATagttttttttcattagaaaatattattggtAAAAGAGATAAAAAGATTTTAGGTGCGAATTCctatttatttaatgatatgattaataatgatataatattaagaataaaaaaaattttaataataaataatatacatatatatttaattaaaaaaatatatttattttggtGTTATAGTTGTAAATCTAatgataattcattttttaaaaatgttatgTTTTTTCCTTACTATGATAATACgcatatatctatatatttgtcatccttttgttttttattgcATTATTATTTAGTTGTTAATATGTTTAATCAGTTAATtgacataaataaatttaagatgcttaagaaaaatgaaatacATTATGACATAAAGAATGATGTGGTATCaagagaaaataatataaagtcAAAATGTTATATGGAAAATGACCAGCAGTACCACCAAAATagcaacaacaataataataatattaataatattaataataataataatatttatagtaataatatttatagtaataatatttatagtaataatatgatgaCATATCTCCTgatgaataaatattttaaaagagtATGTAaacttattattttatccttgtggtatatattaaaacattccataaattgtatttataatgaattaattaaaaaaaaaaatttaaatgtaAAAAGCGAACAGTTGAATTATATAGAGGATatagatgatgaagatatatataatgatgatgatgaagaacatgaaaatgaaatgataaaaaaggaagaaaatcATATTGATGAAATTCATTCTAAACAATTTACaacaaatatttatgataatgattatatatctttattgaATTTtcaaaagataaatatatcaatGGATGATATAATGTGTGATAAAAACAgttatgatataaataaaggacatgtatatttaaatgttCAGGAAGAAAATACGTCTTTGATTAAAAGGTATATAGAAAATGAAGGTAATAAACAAAGTTCGAAATGTTATAATAGTatggatgaaaaaaatattattgaaataaaaaatatttttgatgaactagataaaataaatatgtataattatcaGAATTATATAGAAGGGAATATGTTTATtcataatcaaaataatacaaatgtggaacatttaaaatatgttgATAATGTGAAATCTTTTTCAAATGATCAATCATATCAAAATGTTATTCCTTTtgaaaataattcatttgtaaataataataataataataattataattataataataattattataattcacATATATCTATTAATCCTAGTCACAATGAAGAAATTCCAAACAACTATAATAACATGTCTTTTCAAAACAATGGAGAACGTTTTGATAAcatgaaaaacaaaaatagcAATAcgaagaaaaagaataacGACGATTCTTGTTATTCGaatgtaataaattattatttatataataatgataacaaaGGGTTAAGTTATATTTTGCCTATAGTAttaaaaaagttatataaGTTGAATAgctatatacatatatttgatgacgatttttttgtaataaaagagacttataatttattaaaaaatcgttttcatataataggtgagagtaataatataaattataataataatagttatgatgaagaaacatcattatatttagaaaagaatgatatatatttaaataataacataaaatttGTAAATGTATTggcaaattatttattacgTTATATACCTTTTACGTTACCTTTTGATGATcgtttattaatattttatcattttagaaataaaaataaagagagTATAAGAGATGATtcaacatataatttattagaaAGAAAACATATGTTAATAAGAAGAACGAACATATTAGAAGATGGATTTATATCATTGAATATATTAGATAACTTACAAATTAAACAAAATGTTCGTATATCTTTTATAGATAAAAATGGAAATGAAGAAACAGGAATAGATGGAGGAGGattatttaaagaatttattatattattatgtagaGAAATATTTCatcaaaattttattttatttcaaaatGTTGAAAATCATACTTTATTTcctaaatattataatgaaaatgataatttaattttatatgaattttgTGGTAAAGTAATTGGAAAAGCAATATATGAAAGAATATTAATAGAATCAGTTTTTAATAaagtatttttaaataatatattatttgataatatggatattaatgatttatattttattgatcAAAATGTATTCAATAGTTTATTGTATGTTCAAAATGTTGAAAATGTTGAGAAATTATGTTTaacattttgtatatatgaaaaaaaatatccagATGGTGAAAAATTTACAAAGGATCAATATGAAAAGAtaacaaattatttttatgaattatCTAAGAGgaataataattacaattCTAATAATCGTCACACAAATCatcacaataataataatagtaataataattttcttttttttaatcatatggataatttagaaaacctttttttttcaagtgataataataatacatataattttacaagtatgaataatttttttcacatgataaataatttagATTCCATGATTAGTAATATCAGTTCCACAAATAATTCCACTTTTTCTCACAACCGTATGTATAGAAATCACTTGAATAATATACCAAATGGATTaaacaatattaatattaatattaataatataataatgaatgaTGATGCATCAAATTATAGTAGTATAGATGAAAGGAATGAATCACACATTTTAGAATCCAATGTAGATGAAAACCCTTTTTCACACATTGAGATGATTCAAAGTGATGAATCggaagaacaaaataaacatattgaAGAAATGCCATCCATAGatataaatagaaataataataataataataataagaagaagaataaaaaatataaggatgataataaaaaaaaaatatttgataatTCTCTTTATGAGGATGAGCAAAATTTGGAATGCATAGATCTGATAGAAAATGGACGTAATATCGCTGTAacagatgaaaataaaaaattgtatataaaattatatataaattataaatacaataaattaataaagaaaaaaacacaACGATTTTCAAAAGGATTATCACAATTAATACCAATAAAATGGTTTAAGCTTTTTAGTTCTCATGAATTAAAAACATTAATATCAGGAAAAGATAAATGTTTTGATGTAGatgatttaaaaagaaatgttGTTTATGGAGGTggatataatgaaaatagtACTACAgtattacatttatttgaaatattaaaagatttTTCACCAAATGAAAAAAGCTTATTTCTAATGTTTGTAACTAGTTGTTCAAGATCCCCTCTATTAGGATTTCAAGAATTATATCcaaaattttgtatatacaGAGTACCTGATCATACTAGATTACCTACTGCATCTACATGTGTTAATTTGTTGAAATTACCTGATTATTTATCAAAACAAGTGttgtataaaaatttaatcaCAGCAATAAATGATACACAGGGATTCGATTTGAGTTag